From Azospirillum brasilense, one genomic window encodes:
- a CDS encoding enoyl-CoA hydratase/isomerase family protein, with translation MTITSNVEDRIGTITIDRAEKLNALDPEHLRALRRHLAGLSSDPSVNVIVITGAGGRAFCVGADLTSAPTSDAGVAEAFPMDLEQSGENGLYIRLFDLSGLQIRKPLIAAVDGYCLGGGLELALQCDLVVASGKASFGLPEVAVASVPGGGGATNLMRAIPRAVAMRMLLTGERIDASRALAIGLVSDVWPAERFANETNALARRIADNGPLAVQMIKMLASQTTTLPSLQAFQLTELAWSLLRDTADRREGRQAFAEKRKPVYIGR, from the coding sequence ATGACCATCACCAGCAACGTCGAGGATCGGATTGGCACAATCACGATCGACCGCGCCGAAAAGCTCAACGCCCTCGACCCGGAGCATCTGCGGGCGCTGCGGCGGCATCTGGCCGGCCTTTCGTCCGATCCGTCCGTGAACGTCATAGTGATCACCGGTGCGGGCGGTCGGGCCTTTTGTGTCGGCGCCGATCTCACTTCCGCTCCGACCAGCGATGCGGGCGTCGCCGAGGCCTTTCCCATGGATCTGGAACAGTCAGGCGAGAACGGGCTCTACATCCGCCTGTTCGACCTCTCCGGCCTGCAGATCCGTAAGCCGTTGATTGCAGCCGTCGACGGATACTGCCTTGGCGGAGGATTGGAACTGGCTCTGCAATGCGACCTCGTCGTCGCATCGGGCAAGGCATCTTTCGGTCTGCCCGAGGTGGCGGTGGCGAGCGTGCCCGGAGGAGGCGGAGCGACCAACCTGATGCGGGCCATCCCTCGCGCCGTCGCGATGCGGATGCTGCTGACCGGCGAGCGCATCGACGCGTCACGGGCGCTCGCCATCGGCCTTGTCAGCGATGTCTGGCCCGCGGAACGTTTTGCCAACGAGACCAATGCGCTCGCACGCCGTATCGCCGACAATGGCCCGCTGGCGGTTCAAATGATCAAGATGCTGGCCAGCCAAACCACGACGTTGCCAAGTCTTCAGGCGTTCCAACTGACGGAACTGGCCTGGAGCCTGCTGCGCGACACGGCTGACCGCCGCGAGGGGCGGCAGGCGTTTGCCGAAAAACGTAAGCCGGTTTACATTGGCCGCTGA